Proteins encoded by one window of Deinococcus planocerae:
- a CDS encoding AraC family transcriptional regulator — translation MDPLSEVLALLKPEQYLARGFEVRGDWCIQFPAHGGIKCYAVLRGSCWLAVDGVPEAVRLGAGDCFLLPGGRPFRLASDLALPAVEVEVHKARKAERGSVMSGSNEVAMVGSYFALSGPQGRLLLDALPPIVYLEQASEQAALRWCIERMEQELREGLPGGSLLAEHLAHMMLLQALRLHLSRAGPGGVGWLSALADRKMSAAIGVMHADPAHRWTVGELAGRVGLSRSTFAERFKTTVGEAPLSYLTRWRMLLAADRLTTGGEPVSRIALSLGYDSEGAFSTAFKRVMGCAPRRYGREQEPQDRGGGHAAVRHVARSGA, via the coding sequence GTGGACCCGCTGTCTGAGGTCTTGGCCCTGCTGAAGCCAGAGCAGTATCTGGCCCGGGGCTTCGAGGTCCGCGGTGACTGGTGTATCCAGTTTCCCGCGCACGGAGGCATCAAGTGTTACGCCGTCCTGCGCGGGAGCTGCTGGCTGGCGGTGGACGGGGTGCCGGAGGCGGTGCGGTTGGGGGCGGGCGACTGCTTCCTGCTGCCGGGCGGGCGGCCCTTTCGGCTGGCGAGCGACTTGGCGTTGCCCGCCGTGGAGGTCGAGGTCCACAAGGCGCGGAAGGCGGAGCGCGGCTCGGTTATGTCGGGGAGCAATGAGGTAGCGATGGTCGGCAGTTATTTCGCCCTGTCAGGGCCGCAGGGGCGTCTGCTGCTGGACGCGCTGCCCCCCATCGTGTATCTGGAGCAGGCGTCCGAACAGGCCGCGCTCCGCTGGTGTATCGAACGGATGGAGCAGGAACTGCGCGAGGGGCTACCCGGTGGCTCCCTGCTGGCCGAACACCTCGCACATATGATGCTGCTCCAGGCGCTGCGGCTGCACCTCAGCCGGGCTGGGCCGGGCGGGGTCGGCTGGCTCTCTGCCCTGGCGGACCGCAAGATGAGTGCCGCCATCGGGGTCATGCACGCCGACCCCGCCCACCGCTGGACAGTGGGGGAACTGGCCGGACGGGTGGGCCTCTCGCGCTCGACCTTTGCCGAGCGCTTCAAGACCACGGTGGGCGAGGCGCCGCTCTCGTACCTGACGCGCTGGCGGATGCTGCTGGCCGCCGACCGACTCACCACGGGTGGTGAGCCAGTCTCGCGGATTGCGCTGTCGCTCGGCTACGATTCAGAGGGTGCGTTCAGCACGGCCTTCAAGCGGGTGATGGGGTGCGCACCGCGCCGGTACGGGCGCGAGCAGGAACCGCAGGACAGGGGCGGAGGGCACGCCGCCGTGCGGCACGTTGCTCGGTCCGGGGCATGA